In Leuconostoc kimchii IMSNU 11154, one genomic interval encodes:
- a CDS encoding MFS transporter — protein sequence MSKSTKKTSDAEFLWQRNVFVLWFGVFMTGIALSEVMPFLALYIDTLGHFNKNQLSFYSGAVFAISFLVTAIVSPFWGKLADRKGRKLMLLRAAIGMSLVMFLMGNVTNVWQLFILRALQGAMGGFISNANALVATQTPKKHAGKALGILVTGMTAGNLIGPLFGGLLATFFSYRMSFHITGVILFLVFLVTLFLVKETPQIMSKDKNTPEIPNIWQHVPDKRLIVGLFITTMLIQTVNTSINPIISLFVRELMNHASNTTFIAGVVAAMPGIATVIAAPTFGRVGDHVGTARMIKIGFAVAIVAFIPTAFVTSIGMLMFFRFLVGISDATMLPAVQTLLSKKSPKEMTGRIFSYNQSFQSLGSVMGPMFGALIASKFDYRGIFIFSAGLIVINAVLFNITTRNSQLTTH from the coding sequence ATGTCTAAAAGTACCAAAAAAACGTCAGATGCCGAATTTCTTTGGCAACGTAACGTTTTTGTTCTTTGGTTTGGTGTGTTTATGACCGGTATTGCACTAAGCGAAGTGATGCCATTTTTAGCACTCTACATTGACACATTAGGCCATTTTAATAAAAACCAACTTAGCTTTTACTCTGGTGCCGTTTTTGCAATTTCATTCCTTGTTACCGCTATTGTGTCTCCTTTTTGGGGTAAATTAGCTGATCGTAAGGGTCGAAAACTCATGTTATTACGCGCTGCAATTGGCATGTCTCTTGTGATGTTTTTGATGGGAAATGTGACTAACGTCTGGCAACTTTTCATATTACGCGCCTTGCAAGGTGCGATGGGTGGTTTTATATCAAATGCTAATGCTTTAGTTGCCACACAAACACCTAAAAAGCACGCTGGCAAAGCGCTTGGTATTTTAGTTACTGGCATGACTGCTGGCAATTTAATCGGTCCCCTGTTTGGTGGCCTCTTGGCGACCTTTTTTAGCTATCGTATGTCATTTCATATCACCGGTGTTATTTTATTCTTAGTATTTCTAGTAACCCTATTTCTTGTTAAAGAAACACCACAGATCATGTCAAAAGATAAAAATACTCCGGAAATACCGAATATATGGCAACATGTACCTGATAAACGACTCATTGTTGGCTTATTTATCACCACGATGTTGATACAAACTGTTAATACATCCATCAATCCTATTATTAGTTTGTTTGTACGTGAATTAATGAATCATGCATCTAACACAACCTTCATCGCCGGCGTAGTTGCAGCCATGCCAGGCATTGCGACTGTTATCGCGGCCCCAACTTTTGGTCGCGTTGGCGATCATGTCGGCACAGCACGCATGATTAAAATAGGCTTTGCAGTAGCTATCGTCGCCTTCATACCAACTGCATTTGTGACAAGTATTGGCATGCTCATGTTTTTTCGTTTTCTAGTGGGTATTAGCGATGCTACAATGCTACCGGCTGTTCAAACATTATTATCAAAAAAATCGCCAAAAGAAATGACTGGGCGTATTTTTAGTTATAATCAAAGCTTTCAATCTTTAGGGTCTGTCATGGGCCCAATGTTTGGGGCTCTGATTGCTAGTAAATTTGATTATCGTGGCATTTTTATTTTTAGTGCTGGTCTCATTGTTATCAATGCTGTTTTATTTAACATCACAACACGAAATAGCCAACTAACAACTCATTAA
- a CDS encoding RelA/SpoT family protein has product MAKTKKYTGEEVLTLVSRYMSESDTAKVKEAYEWASDLHKKQLRQSGEPYIVHPIQVAGILAEIKMDTATVISGYLHDVVEDTTATLADVEAKFGRTIAQIIDGVTKISKIRYKNSQEQLAENHRKLLLAMSKDIRVIIVKLADRLHNMRTLGALREDKQRRIANETLDIYAPLADRLGISTIKWELEDLSLSYLDPEKYHSIASQMNMKRDERIRYVQEAVSEIQKAIQDLELHNVSVYGRPKHIYSIYRKMTDKHKAFEEIYDLSAVRVLTDTIPDTYAVLGAIHSKWMPLPGRFKDYIALPKANGYQSLHTTVIGPGGRPLEVQIRTHSMHEVAEFGVAAHWAYKKNKGSNKEARVSDHSQQALNVIQGILELQEDAKSAEDFMAGVQGDLFSDRVYAFTPRGDVFELAKGAGPLDMAFSIHTNVGITTTGAKVNGRIVPLDYKIKTGDIIEIITSSTAKPSRDWLDLVSTRRARNKIKQYFKQLDRDDNIEAGRELLTRHLRETGFNVSDLLTTSHLIKAAEALHYHSYDDMFAAMGYGDVAVPGVSNKLTEGIREAQQEVETAELQRELLEEGHEIKRDETALTQRQKGTSDNIIIAGVDNLLVRLGRCCTPVPGDQIKGYITKGRGISVHRVGCPNIRAAQTEGQRLVDVEWEDKKGLKPNYDADLTVHGENRNGLLNDVLRTVNNRTKFVNSVNGHVTKNSMAQVSLSLGVKNSEQLNIIMDSLNSLPAVYDVERTFH; this is encoded by the coding sequence ATGGCTAAAACAAAAAAGTATACAGGTGAAGAGGTACTGACGTTAGTATCACGATACATGTCAGAATCTGATACTGCAAAAGTAAAAGAGGCTTATGAGTGGGCGTCTGATTTGCACAAAAAACAATTACGTCAATCTGGTGAGCCTTATATTGTTCATCCTATCCAAGTTGCAGGCATTTTAGCTGAAATCAAAATGGATACTGCAACTGTCATTTCTGGTTATTTGCATGACGTTGTTGAAGATACAACAGCAACACTAGCAGATGTTGAAGCTAAATTTGGTCGTACAATTGCCCAGATTATTGATGGCGTCACTAAAATTAGTAAAATTCGATATAAAAATTCGCAAGAACAATTGGCAGAAAATCACCGTAAGTTGCTTTTGGCGATGTCAAAAGATATTCGTGTCATCATTGTGAAACTAGCTGACCGATTGCATAATATGCGGACATTAGGTGCCTTACGTGAAGATAAACAACGCCGTATTGCCAACGAAACCTTAGATATTTATGCACCGTTAGCTGATCGCTTAGGAATTAGTACAATTAAGTGGGAACTCGAGGATCTGTCTTTAAGTTATTTAGATCCAGAAAAGTATCATAGTATTGCTTCACAAATGAATATGAAACGTGATGAACGTATTCGTTATGTGCAAGAAGCTGTTTCCGAAATTCAAAAAGCGATTCAAGATTTAGAACTGCACAATGTGAGTGTTTATGGTCGACCAAAGCATATTTACTCTATTTATCGTAAAATGACTGATAAACACAAAGCATTTGAGGAAATTTATGATTTATCAGCTGTGCGTGTTTTGACCGATACGATTCCAGATACATATGCTGTACTGGGCGCCATTCACTCTAAGTGGATGCCTTTGCCGGGTCGTTTTAAAGATTATATTGCCTTACCAAAAGCCAATGGTTATCAAAGTCTACATACGACTGTTATCGGGCCAGGTGGCCGACCTTTAGAAGTGCAAATTCGAACACATAGCATGCATGAAGTAGCTGAATTTGGTGTTGCAGCACATTGGGCATATAAAAAGAACAAAGGTTCTAACAAGGAAGCTAGGGTTAGCGACCATAGCCAACAAGCCTTGAATGTGATTCAAGGTATCTTAGAATTACAAGAGGATGCTAAAAGCGCCGAGGATTTCATGGCTGGCGTACAAGGTGATTTATTTAGTGATCGTGTCTATGCTTTTACACCACGTGGCGATGTGTTTGAATTGGCTAAGGGTGCTGGGCCGCTAGATATGGCTTTTTCGATACATACTAATGTGGGAATCACAACAACTGGCGCAAAGGTAAATGGTCGCATCGTGCCGTTGGATTATAAAATTAAAACAGGCGATATTATTGAAATTATTACAAGTTCTACGGCTAAGCCGAGTCGTGATTGGTTAGACTTAGTCTCAACACGGCGTGCGCGTAATAAGATTAAACAATATTTTAAACAATTAGACCGTGATGACAATATCGAAGCAGGTCGGGAGTTATTGACACGTCATTTACGAGAAACTGGTTTTAACGTGTCTGATTTGTTAACCACGAGTCATCTAATTAAAGCAGCTGAGGCGCTACATTATCATTCATATGATGATATGTTTGCTGCCATGGGTTATGGTGATGTGGCAGTACCAGGTGTATCAAATAAACTCACAGAGGGCATTCGCGAAGCACAACAAGAAGTAGAGACGGCCGAATTACAACGGGAACTTTTGGAGGAAGGGCATGAAATCAAGCGTGATGAGACTGCGCTGACGCAACGACAAAAGGGTACCTCAGATAATATTATTATTGCAGGTGTTGATAATTTATTAGTTCGGTTAGGGCGTTGTTGTACACCGGTTCCAGGTGATCAAATAAAAGGATATATCACCAAGGGACGTGGCATATCTGTTCATCGCGTTGGCTGCCCAAATATTCGTGCTGCTCAAACTGAGGGGCAACGGTTAGTTGATGTTGAGTGGGAAGATAAAAAGGGTCTAAAACCGAATTATGATGCTGACTTAACTGTGCATGGCGAAAATCGTAATGGCTTATTGAATGACGTTTTGCGTACAGTTAACAATCGAACAAAATTTGTTAACTCTGTTAATGGTCATGTGACTAAAAATAGTATGGCACAAGTGTCATTATCACTGGGTGTCAAGAATAGTGAGCAATTAAATATAATTATGGATTCACTCAATAGTTTACCAGCTGTTTATGATGTGGAACGTACCTTCCATTAA
- the dtd gene encoding D-aminoacyl-tRNA deacylase: MKIVLQRVKEASVSVNNQQLGDIGQGYVLLVGVSDDDTQADIDYLVHKIKRLRIFEDSDGRMNLSIHDVQGQILSISQFTLFANTKKGNRPSFTDAGAPDLAANLYDQFNASLRRNGLLVKTGEFGADMQVSLVNDGPVTILFDTQHQ, encoded by the coding sequence ATGAAAATTGTATTACAGCGTGTTAAAGAAGCAAGTGTCTCTGTTAACAATCAACAACTTGGTGACATAGGACAAGGTTATGTACTACTGGTTGGTGTATCAGATGATGATACACAGGCAGATATTGATTATTTAGTGCACAAAATTAAACGATTACGTATTTTTGAAGATAGCGATGGTCGGATGAATTTAAGTATTCATGATGTTCAAGGACAAATATTGTCTATTTCACAATTTACATTGTTTGCTAACACAAAAAAAGGTAACAGACCAAGTTTTACAGATGCGGGAGCACCTGATTTGGCAGCAAATTTATATGATCAGTTTAATGCTTCATTACGACGTAATGGGTTGCTGGTTAAGACGGGTGAATTCGGTGCTGATATGCAAGTTTCTTTAGTTAATGATGGGCCCGTAACCATTCTTTTTGATACACAACACCAATAA
- the plsY gene encoding glycerol-3-phosphate 1-O-acyltransferase PlsY, with translation MFLIILMFILSYLLGSLMPGLWIGQVFYHKDIRDEGSGNIGTTNSFRVLGPVAGVVTLTLDLLKGTAAGLLPLLFHSHINPMLVGIAAIIGHTFSIWLKFKGGKAVATSAGVLLAYNPQFFMLVILIFILILILTSMVSLSAMISFSFAVITSLFYHDFTLTFVAAILTIFVFYRHRSNIKRIKNGTESTVPFGIYAMIRKKNNKK, from the coding sequence ATGTTTTTAATCATATTAATGTTTATTCTATCTTATCTTCTAGGTTCTCTCATGCCTGGTCTTTGGATTGGTCAAGTCTTTTATCATAAGGATATTCGTGATGAAGGATCCGGTAATATTGGCACAACTAATTCTTTTAGAGTGCTTGGACCTGTTGCCGGTGTTGTCACATTAACATTAGATTTATTAAAAGGCACTGCAGCTGGTTTACTGCCTCTTTTGTTCCATAGTCATATTAATCCGATGTTAGTTGGTATTGCTGCAATTATTGGCCACACTTTCTCAATTTGGCTTAAATTCAAAGGCGGTAAGGCCGTTGCTACCTCAGCTGGCGTGTTACTGGCTTATAACCCTCAATTTTTCATGCTAGTAATTCTAATTTTTATTCTAATATTGATTTTAACCTCTATGGTTTCTCTTAGCGCAATGATTAGTTTCAGTTTTGCTGTCATCACCTCGCTATTCTATCATGATTTCACTTTAACATTTGTTGCTGCAATTTTAACAATTTTCGTTTTTTATCGACATCGTTCAAATATTAAACGTATAAAAAATGGTACAGAAAGTACCGTGCCATTTGGTATCTATGCTATGATTCGTAAAAAAAATAATAAAAAATGA
- the parE gene encoding DNA topoisomerase IV subunit B, whose protein sequence is MAEKNHYDSDSIKILEGLEAVRKRPGMYIGSTDGRGLHHLVYEIVDNAVDEALGGFGNDIRVTIHSNNSITVQDFGRGMPVGLHESGKPTPEVILTVLHAGGKFGQGGYATSGGLHGVGSSVVNALSESLQVTIVRDGHKWQEDFTNGGQPVGTLRDLGVTKEKSGTTVTFKPDPTIFSAVVYKYDTLSERLRESAFLMSGVKFSLTDERVKPARVETYHYEKGLEAFVGFLNEDKGTIGPVMTFEGEQSGIVVDVAAQYNDGYSETLLSFVNNVRTQDGGTHEVGFRTAWTKAFNEYARKVNLLKEKDKNLEGTDVREGLAAVISLRVPEQFLQFEGQTKDKLGTPEARGIVDSVVNETLGRFLMENGDFGQNLIRKAIRAREAREAARKARDESRTGKAKGQKERLLSGKLAPAQSKNAERNELFLVEGDSAGGSAKQGRDRKFQAILPLRGKVLNTEKAKLVDILKNEEISTLIYAIGGGVGNDFKVADTAFNKIIIMTDADDDGAHIQTLLLTFFYKYMRPLIEAGRVYIALPPLYRVKYASKKFDDKFAWTNDELETITSQNEARYELTRFKGLGEMNAPLLWETTMNPETRTLIRVKIDDAVLAEKRVTTLMGDKVEPRREWIEANVHFTLDEAGSILDTVDGDDTKSSDVFEKARQHEKNNKDKSSVTSDPVIKNWQN, encoded by the coding sequence ATGGCAGAAAAAAACCATTATGATTCAGATTCAATAAAAATTTTAGAAGGCCTTGAGGCTGTGCGTAAACGTCCTGGGATGTATATCGGATCGACAGACGGTCGTGGTTTGCATCATTTAGTTTATGAAATTGTTGATAACGCGGTGGATGAAGCACTGGGTGGTTTTGGTAATGACATACGTGTTACCATTCATTCAAATAATTCAATTACTGTTCAAGATTTTGGACGTGGTATGCCCGTTGGTCTTCATGAGTCGGGTAAACCAACGCCAGAAGTTATTTTAACTGTTCTTCATGCTGGTGGTAAATTTGGTCAAGGTGGTTATGCTACTTCTGGAGGCCTTCATGGCGTTGGTTCATCCGTTGTTAACGCCTTATCAGAAAGTTTACAGGTTACCATTGTTCGCGATGGCCATAAATGGCAGGAAGATTTTACTAATGGGGGGCAACCAGTTGGCACGTTGCGGGATTTAGGTGTGACTAAAGAGAAGTCTGGCACTACCGTGACGTTTAAGCCAGATCCAACAATATTTAGTGCCGTTGTCTATAAGTATGATACTTTGTCTGAAAGGCTCCGTGAATCAGCCTTCTTAATGTCAGGTGTTAAATTTTCACTGACTGATGAGCGGGTAAAACCTGCTCGAGTGGAGACTTATCATTATGAAAAGGGATTAGAAGCTTTCGTTGGCTTTTTGAACGAAGATAAGGGCACCATTGGTCCTGTGATGACTTTTGAAGGCGAACAATCAGGCATTGTGGTTGATGTTGCCGCACAATACAATGATGGTTATTCTGAAACACTATTATCATTTGTCAATAATGTTAGAACGCAAGATGGTGGGACACATGAAGTTGGTTTTCGAACGGCTTGGACTAAGGCTTTCAATGAATATGCACGAAAGGTTAATCTTTTAAAAGAAAAAGATAAAAATCTTGAAGGAACAGATGTTAGAGAGGGGCTAGCAGCTGTTATTTCATTGCGAGTACCGGAACAATTCTTACAATTCGAAGGTCAGACAAAAGATAAATTAGGAACACCTGAAGCTCGTGGTATTGTGGACTCAGTTGTCAACGAAACACTTGGGCGTTTTTTGATGGAGAATGGTGATTTTGGTCAGAACTTAATTCGAAAGGCAATTCGTGCACGTGAGGCGCGCGAGGCCGCTCGTAAGGCGCGTGATGAAAGTCGAACAGGCAAGGCAAAGGGTCAAAAAGAACGTTTACTATCAGGTAAATTGGCGCCAGCGCAATCAAAGAACGCAGAACGTAATGAACTTTTTCTTGTCGAAGGTGATTCGGCCGGTGGTTCTGCTAAACAAGGGCGTGACCGTAAATTTCAAGCTATCTTGCCACTACGTGGTAAAGTTTTGAACACAGAGAAGGCTAAGTTAGTTGATATTTTGAAGAACGAAGAAATATCAACATTAATCTATGCAATTGGTGGTGGTGTTGGTAATGATTTCAAGGTAGCAGACACAGCATTTAATAAAATAATCATTATGACTGATGCCGATGATGATGGTGCTCATATTCAAACCTTGCTGTTAACCTTCTTTTATAAATATATGCGCCCCTTGATTGAAGCGGGACGTGTTTATATTGCGTTGCCACCACTGTATCGTGTGAAGTATGCGTCAAAGAAGTTTGACGATAAATTTGCGTGGACAAACGATGAGTTAGAAACGATTACAAGCCAAAATGAAGCGCGTTATGAGTTAACTCGGTTTAAAGGTCTTGGCGAAATGAATGCACCACTTCTTTGGGAAACCACAATGAACCCAGAAACACGAACTTTAATACGCGTTAAAATTGATGACGCAGTATTAGCTGAGAAGCGTGTCACAACGTTGATGGGTGATAAAGTTGAGCCTCGTCGAGAGTGGATTGAAGCCAATGTTCATTTTACTTTGGACGAAGCGGGGTCTATTCTGGATACAGTTGATG